One window of Pelmatolapia mariae isolate MD_Pm_ZW linkage group LG18, Pm_UMD_F_2, whole genome shotgun sequence genomic DNA carries:
- the LOC134616139 gene encoding chemokine XC receptor 1-like has protein sequence MANFTSTSRTSGLVAYMCDTNDPMINGPFFILIFILSITCNSLLLCVLFIYENLKNVTNIFILNLACSDLIFTITLPFWAVDHLHHWVFGDFVCKVITAGFDVGLYSSVILLTAMTVDRFTTVVLHNWPISHARMKRCAIGACIAAWVISILASLSDAMKVKVESWDGFNYCEPESEDKLGHYLQVSLLFFLPFTIIILCYSAILMKVLQGLNRKKSRTVAVLLCIVAAFFICWGPYHIMLLIKSLNTNKDCNVKKRLEVAYHISEMVAYSHCCMNPLLYMLSQKLRKHLLNLLRCEKVNRKKRERSSSLNTSQQFTLQSSAV, from the coding sequence ATGGCAAACTTCACATCCACATCCAGAACGAGTGGTCTTGTTGCATACATGTGTGATACTAATGATCCCATGATCAATGGTCCTTTTTTCATCTTGATCTTCATCCTCAGTATCACATGCAACAGTCTCCTCTTATGTGTTCTTTTCATCTACGAGAACctgaaaaatgtcacaaataTTTTCATCCTGAACCTGGCCTGCTCTGATTTGATCTTCACCATCACACTTCCATTCTGGGCCGTTGATCACCTACACCACTGGGTCTTTGGGGACTTTGTCTGCAAAGTTATCACTGCTGGATTCGATGTTGGTTTGTACAGCAGTGTCATTCTGCTGACTGCTATGACAGTGGATCGTTTTACTACTGTTGTACTGCACAACTGGCCGATCAGCCATGCCAGAATGAAGAGGTGTGCAATTGGTGCCTGTATAGCTGCCTGGGTCATCAGCATCTTAGCGTCCCTGAGTGATGCAATGAAAGTAAAGGTTGAAAGCTGGGATGGTTTTAATTATTGCGAGCCTGAATCTGAAGACAAGCTTGGACATTATCTCCAAGTGTCACTGCTATTCTTCCTCCCATTTACCATCATTATTTTATGCTATTCTGCCATCCTCATGAAAGTTTTGCAAGGTTTAAACAGAAAGAAGTCCAGGACTGTAGCTGTGCTGTTGTGTATTGTTGCAGCCTTTTTCATTTGCTGGGGGCCATACCATATTATGCTTTTAATCAAGTCTCTCAATACAAACAAAGATTGTAATGTAAAGAAACGGTTAGAAGTTGCCTACCATATTAGTGAAATGGTTGCCTATTCTCACTGCTGTATGAACCCTCTGCTATATATGCTCTCACAGAAGTTGCGAAAGCATCTGTTGAATCTTTTGCGCTGTGAAAAAGTGAAcaggaagaagagagagagaagcagcaGCCTCAACACTTCACAACAATTCACATTGCAGAGCTCTGCTGTTTAG